Genomic window (Heterodontus francisci isolate sHetFra1 chromosome 41, sHetFra1.hap1, whole genome shotgun sequence):
TTTGGCCAAATTATGAAAAGACACTTCAGCAAAAGTAATTCAAATGAGAGCATTAAATAACGAGACATTTTCAGATTTGAGTTAGTTGAAGGAATCCAAAAGCAGTGATATCATTAAGACTAACCTCCCAAACCTGCCTGTATTCCAAAGCTCTGATTGGCTCTGGGTCTCACCCAACCCCCACATCCCGTCTCCTTTGTCAATTGGTGCCTGGATTCATGGGAGATTCCTGACTGGTTATCAGGCATTGGTGATTTGGTGATGTCATTCACCATTTGAATGCAGACTGTCCCAATAGTATAAATACAAGAGCTTGTCAGGAAGAGATTCTATTGTTGTGTTTGAACTTATTgtttgtgaacagtataagttaaaaTGGCTTCCCAAGTTTGTCAGAactaccacaaggactgtgaggatgCTGTTAACAAGCAGATCAACCTGGAGCTATATTCCTCCTATGTTTATATTTCCATGGTGAGTTTTGTGTCCTTTGCCACTGGATTCTGATAGTTGTAATTTCTCCAGTTCAATATTCTGGATTTTAAACTATTTCTTTTGACTAGCCACCCTGCTCCCAAAAGGTTGgtgatgtgagggtggggtttaGTCTTTGCTGAGTGAGTGCTTCCTGTGCATAACAGGGTAAACTTGTTGAGTTAATAGACTGTTCCTTGTAGCAGCTGCTCTGAAGATAAATAGCTGAAACTAGTTCAGCTGTTGGCTTAGTTTGTAACTGAGCTTCAAACCTGATCATGTGCTTCTTAACATTAAACAAGGTCCTGTCTCAATGGGGTGACGAGCTGGTGAAATATTGGCAGGTCCTTCATCATTTTACTTGCCTTTAACTGGAAGTGAAGCACTGAGTTCTGTTGTTGAAGCCTGTTTGCTGTCTAGATGTCCATTGCAACATATTGCAGTGTAAAACCTGGAgtttttattcttgggatgtgaatgAAAGCCAGCCTTTTTTTTTTTATTGTGTCCCTTGAAGTGGtggtgccttgaactgctgcagtccatgttgtgtaggtatcTTTATCTGTAGCAGTTTGGCACAACTGAGGGTCTTGCTAGGACAattgagtcaaccacattactgtagatctggagtcatgtgtaggccagactgggtgaagatggtagatttcctcccctgaaagaCATTGGTGACAGAAGTTTTTACAACATTGCTGTAACTTCATGGTCATGTTCTATTCcacatttattaactgaatttaaattccccaactgctgtTAGGATTTGAGCTAGTGTCTCTGGAGCATAAGTCTGAACCTCTGGATTAGTCCATAATGCAAGTAACATGACCACTATGCTAATGTCCCCTGAAAACTACTGGATGTAGGGTTCTTCTGTAGATGCATGCCCACATTAGCATGTGAAGAATTTGTATTTTTGCAGAACACTTCACCACTGCTTTGGTATGTCGGAGTGCTTTAATGGCCAATGatttacttttttgaagtgtattccCTTGTAATTTGGGAGTGCACAGAAAACTGTCTTGAACAATGAGTGAATGATCCAATCATATAATTGGTGTTAGTTGAAAGTAAACATTCTCCAGGAGACTGGAGAATTCACCTGTCTGAAATTGTACCGAAATTTTAAGCCCACATGTGGACTGATGGGCCATTTGATTGGAAGTAGGAGGTGGTATCAAACGGAGTTTTAATCTGAAATGTAGTTGGGTTTTTTGACTTAAATTCGTTTCATTTTGCATAACGGGAGGAAGCTACTAGTAAAACAAAATTTTGCTAGTTAACAAATGATATTTACTTTTCAACTGAGCTCACTAACTGGGAGTTAAAGTGTGTGAATTTCTACACTGATCTTTCAGCATGAAGCTGTTTAAATTCTCTCCACAGTCCTATTACTTTGACCGGGATGATGTTGCCCTGCgtcactttgctgagttcttcaaggAGCAGTCACATGAGGAACGGGAGCACGCTGAGAAACTGCTGAAATTCCAGAATAAACGTGGAGGCCGAATCATCTTGGAGGACATCAAGGTTGGATTCAATGAATATGTGGCCTCCTGTCTGGATCCCCTGAGACTAATTGTTTTAAATGCATTCTAGATCACTAGTTCACTTTTGGTTCATGGCTTGATGCAGTACATTTTTTTATGCTTTGTATTGGTTCCTGGTAACATGGACCTCTGGTTGATTTCCATTCCTGTTTAtcttgtgggcagcacagtggttagcaccacagcctctcagctccagcgacccgggtccagttctgggtactccctgtgcagagtttgcaagttctccctgtgactgggtttttgccgggtgctccagttttctcccacagccaaagacttgcaggttgataggtaaattggccattgtaaattgcccctagtgtaggtaggtggtagaatggtggagatgtggtagggaatatgggattaatgtaggattagtataaatgggtggctgttggtcagcacagacttggtgggctgaagggcctgtttcagtgctgtatgtctaaactaaaccttgtattatctttttttttaatttgttaaaTCCATTGTAAGTGAACTGTCTGACTTTCGTCTTCAGAAGCCAGAGcaggatgagtggagcaatggtctggaggcaatgcagagagctCTGCAGATGGAGAAGGATGTGAACCAGAGTCTGCTGGATCTGCACAAACTCTCCACTGGCAACACTGACCCTCATGTAAGTTCTGAATGTGGGGTGGTGGAATATCACTATTGAGCTGATTCAAAAGATCTCATGCCTGATAGTTGTGCTGGTGTCTTTTGAGAACTTTAGGGAATGGAGGCTCAATGTCTCCATGATCCTGGGAACTAAGCACCTATTGCACAGCAATTACAGCATCACTGGAGCAAACCTGCATTGTGGTGTAAGTTTGACTCCTCCAGTCCAAGAGGTAGCTGAAACATTCCATTCTCTCCTGCTGGACATAACCAGTTTTCCCCTCTTTTCAGTtgtgacttcctggagactcactacttggatgagcaagtgaagatgatcaagaagcttggagatcacatcaccaacctgaagagactgggagcccctgacaatggcatgggagagtacctgtttgacaagcaCACCCTGGGGGAAGAGTGACTGAACTGACTGCAGGGATGAAATCTATTGTATTTAATGTGATTTAGTCTTGTATAGGAAACCCCCTGCTGCCCCATCCTGGAGGGAACCATTTCCTATCTTTGTACAGAGCTGTGTAACTTGGGCtttgaacttaaaaaaaaaaaaaaaaaaaaaaaaaaaaaaatgttcaatATTGGACTGGGTTTGCCTCCATGTATTAATGCTATTAAGACAAATGACACTAATAGTTTTATTTTTTCCTTCTGGAGAAATTCTGATGGATTTGAATTGGATGTTCAAAATCTGATTCTAGTTCTGGGTATACCTTGCATCAAAACAAATTTGCTTTCATTTCAATGAATTACAGCATTTCTCCATCTAGTTGCAATATACTAATTTGAATTATCATAGCATCTTGATGTAAAATGAAACACCTTTTTGAATGTTTTATAACCAAAGTTTGATGGAGGTGAGATGGGTGCCCAAAGCTTTCTGCATAGCCCTGGTTTTAGAATATGTCTTGGGCTGAAAGGTTTAGGCAGTTAAATACAAGGAACTGCTTTCACTATAGTTAGCAGGAGTTAGTTATTAAATTGCAATAGTTATTAAATGTGTAAAAATACAAGGGATGTTTTCCAGTGACTATTGCTGCATGTTCAATTCTACCTGAGAATAGAAACTGCCCTGGAAAAAGCAGTTTAGGTATCTAATGTAAGCTTTTACCAATCCCATTGAGTTGCTACTATGGGATACACTATGGTAATTCACTGAACTAAACTCATTACTGCTACTATAATTTTTGATAGGGGTTGGAGTGAGGACAAGGAGTGCAGATTGCCTGTTGGGAAAAGATTGAAATTTAGTTCTGAGAAAGATCTTGTTGGCTCTAGTGAATAATTTGTCTGTCATAACTCACCAAGAAGTTAGGTAAGATATTGAATGGTGAGAAATGTCTGTGTGCACTGTGCTCTTCACATAAATCCTTCTGGGAGGAGTGAATGTGCTTAATTAAGATACTAAGCAAATTAAATAGACACCTGGGGGAAAATCACTCCTTCCTGCTCTCTGCCCCTTCCCATATCTGTTCCATCAATTTATAAACCCAACATCAATAGTGACAAAAATGAATCAATTTGTATTTAGATGCATTGTACATTTCATACCAAATGACAAGTATCATTTTGAAATTGTACTAGATCTCCATTTGGTGCCTTTGCCCCTATGAATGGATTCAACTGTTGCTACTGCAATGGTAGTAATCCAATAGTTAAAGATAATTCTAGTAATTTACTAGAATTGAGTACAATAAAATTAGTCTTCAATCATTTCATTTTTGTCTTTTATCTCAAATTTTTAGTAATCTTATTCAGTCTTTTATTGTTTGAAAATCTATAAATGACAAAGGATACTTCTCAGCACATTGAGCTTCTCATAACCTCAACATCTGTACTCCCTCCAGGCAGTGATACTGAATTCCAAGAGGTCCTGCAGAAAGGATCAATCAATAGTTCCCTCAACCAGTAACCACAGGCCTTGATCAAAGTCTCTGCTGTTCACCTGGGTGGCCAAGTGCTATCCATCAGTGTGGTCAAAACCCTTTGCAACAGCAGGCCATTCACTGCATCTCATCATTTTTGACCAGAACAGATGTTAAATACCTGGATACGTTTTCTGTTCAGGTGGGTCAACTGTGCCCATTGGTGGTATCTCTCCTGTATCTCTGCCTGTAGCTTGATTGATGACTCTTAATATGAATCACTGCCACCCTGTATAAAACAGATTTAATACCAGCCGATATatctcatcacctaatccaggattgAACCACTCTGCAATGAAACCAGATGTCAACAGATTGGATCTTGGAGAAACACTAACATGAGGCAAAAGATTCAGAGGGCAGATGAGAATTACTTTTAAGCAGCGAGTTATGGTCTTGAACgcattgtctgaaagggtggtggaagcagattcaataactttgaagagggaattggatatgtacataaaaaggaaataaattgcaggggctatggggaaagagcagatgaTTGGGACTAATTTGGATTGCTCTTGGAAAGAGTCAGCAcaagtatgatgggccaaatggcctccttctgtgctgtaagaatctATGACGACCCAGGCTGTAAGAGAATAAGCACATATCATTTTAATCAGATTCCAACATTCTTTAGCCACATTGAAAGTTGACCATAAAAGGACTCATCTAACATACAgaattgatgggcaggaaaagaccaactgGTCCATTAAGACTGCCCCAAAACACACTGTACCAAATGGAGACGTGTCAGTGGGTGACACTGTATTCAGTAATGTtcactccctctcattctcactaaATTTTACCAGACAACATTTCACGAGAATAAAAAGCAAAACTGCCACATCCCACTATCCATTAAACAGTTGAAGCCCCCTGCAGCCAATCCTCCCCATTCTCTACATTAGTGCTAGGGGTGATTCACACCATCCACAGGATGGAATTTCCAGTTTCTGTGCAATGTTTGGTTTGCAAATTCACTCAAGACAACTTGATTGCTATGctttggcacagacatgatgagttCTGTGCTGTCACCTTTCTACCAGCTTTGAATATTGTATCAGCTCCTAGGTTCATTACCGGTACCAAACTGGACCAAATTATGAAAAGCCACTTCAGCAAAAAGAGCAAATTAATTTAATTCAAAGTTGCGATTCAGAGAGCATCAAACAATGAGACATTTTCAGATTTGAAGAAGGTCAAGGAATCCAAAATAGCCTAATCTCCCAAATCTTCCTATATTCCAAAACTCCGGCTCTGTGTCTCATCCCCtctcctttgttaattggtgcctggATTTATAGAAGATTCCTGAGTGGCTATCAGGGATTGTCAGTCAGCATGGTGAT
Coding sequences:
- the LOC137353436 gene encoding ferritin heavy chain B-like — encoded protein: MASQVCQNYHKDCEDAVNKQINLELYSSYVYISMSYYFDRDDVALRHFAEFFKEQSHEEREHAEKLLKFQNKRGGRIILEDIKKPEQDEWSNGLEAMQRALQMEKDVNQSLLDLHKLSTGNTDPHFSPLFSCDFLETHYLDEQVKMIKKLGDHITNLKRLGAPDNGMGEYLFDKHTLGEE